The Paeniglutamicibacter sulfureus genome includes a region encoding these proteins:
- a CDS encoding class II fumarate hydratase, with the protein MDTSADFRIEHDTMGEVRVPAAALYRAQTQRAVENFPISGKKLEATHIRALAQVKKAAAGANLELGVLDAERANAIMAAADEVAANKYDEHFPIDVFQTGSGTSSNMNMNEVLAELATRALAAAGSDTVVHPNDHVNASQSSNDVFPTSVHVAATAGLLGDVVPGLEVLAASLEAKAVEFKDVVKSGRTHLMDATPVTLGQEFGGYAAQMRYGVERILASLPRVAEVPLGGTAVGTGINTPEGFPERVIELLASDTGLPLTEARNHFEAQANRDGLIEASAQLRNIAISLMKINNDLRWMGSGPNTGLGEIAIPDLQPGSSIMPGKVNPVISEAAIMVAAQVIGNDTAIAWSGTNGAFELNVGIPVMASNLLESIRLLGNTTRVMATKMVDGITANVERARFLAEASPSIVTPLNKLIGYESAAKIAKKAVADSLTVREATVALGFVERGDLTEAQLDELLDVTTMTGKH; encoded by the coding sequence ATGGACACTTCTGCAGACTTCCGCATTGAACACGACACCATGGGCGAGGTCCGCGTACCGGCCGCAGCCCTCTACCGGGCCCAGACCCAGCGGGCCGTGGAGAACTTCCCGATCTCCGGCAAGAAGCTCGAGGCCACGCACATCCGCGCGCTGGCCCAGGTGAAGAAGGCCGCGGCAGGCGCCAACCTGGAATTGGGCGTGCTGGATGCCGAGCGGGCGAACGCGATCATGGCAGCCGCCGACGAGGTCGCCGCCAACAAGTACGACGAACACTTTCCCATCGACGTGTTCCAGACCGGTTCGGGCACCTCGAGCAACATGAACATGAACGAGGTGCTGGCCGAGCTGGCCACCCGCGCACTGGCCGCGGCCGGCTCGGACACCGTGGTGCACCCCAACGACCACGTCAATGCCTCGCAGTCCTCCAACGACGTATTCCCCACCTCGGTGCACGTCGCCGCGACCGCCGGGCTGCTGGGCGACGTCGTCCCGGGCCTCGAGGTGCTGGCAGCATCCCTGGAGGCCAAGGCAGTCGAGTTCAAGGACGTGGTGAAGTCCGGGCGCACCCACCTGATGGACGCGACCCCGGTGACCCTGGGCCAGGAATTCGGCGGCTACGCCGCCCAGATGCGCTACGGCGTCGAGCGCATCCTGGCCTCGCTTCCGCGGGTGGCCGAGGTGCCCTTGGGCGGCACCGCGGTGGGCACCGGCATCAACACCCCCGAGGGGTTCCCCGAACGCGTCATCGAGCTGCTCGCCTCGGACACCGGCCTGCCGCTGACCGAGGCCCGCAACCACTTCGAGGCCCAAGCCAACCGCGACGGACTCATCGAGGCCTCGGCCCAGCTGCGCAACATCGCGATCTCGCTGATGAAGATCAACAACGACCTGCGCTGGATGGGATCAGGACCGAACACCGGACTGGGCGAGATCGCGATCCCCGACCTGCAGCCGGGCTCATCGATCATGCCGGGCAAGGTCAACCCGGTGATCTCCGAGGCAGCGATCATGGTCGCCGCCCAGGTGATCGGCAACGACACCGCGATCGCATGGTCAGGGACCAACGGGGCGTTCGAGTTGAACGTCGGCATTCCGGTGATGGCCTCGAACCTGCTCGAGTCAATCCGCCTGCTGGGCAACACCACCCGGGTCATGGCGACGAAGATGGTCGACGGGATCACCGCGAACGTGGAACGCGCCCGCTTCCTGGCCGAGGCCTCCCCCTCCATCGTCACCCCGTTGAACAAGCTCATCGGCTACGAGAGCGCCGCGAAGATCGCCAAGAAGGCAGTTGCCGATTCGCTCACGGTCCGCGAGGCCACGGTGGCGCTGGGCTTCGTCGAGCGTGGCGATCTCACCGAGGCCCAGCTCGATGAACTGCTCGATGTCACCACCATGACCGGCAAGCACTGA
- a CDS encoding carbonic anhydrase encodes MNDSDVSVDHLELTPAEAWRKLREGNSRFVAGQTDHPNQDALRRQFLVDKQHPFAVIFGCSDSRLAAEIIFDLGLGDVFVVRTAGHVIDSAALGSLEYSVAMLNVPLIVVLGHDSCGAVTATIDSVESGTMPPGFIRDLVEHITPSVITARRNGIRDVNTTVVEHVQQTSHRLVEQSRIVSSAVEEGRTAVIGVTYRLAEGKAEMVSGFGVL; translated from the coding sequence ATGAATGATTCCGACGTCTCCGTCGACCACCTTGAGCTGACTCCCGCAGAAGCCTGGCGCAAACTGCGCGAGGGCAACTCCCGCTTCGTGGCCGGCCAAACCGACCATCCCAACCAGGACGCGCTGCGCCGCCAGTTCCTGGTGGACAAGCAGCACCCCTTTGCCGTCATCTTCGGCTGCTCGGATTCGCGTCTCGCTGCAGAAATCATTTTCGACCTGGGCCTGGGCGACGTCTTCGTGGTGCGCACCGCAGGGCACGTGATCGACTCGGCGGCCCTGGGCTCCCTGGAGTACTCGGTCGCCATGCTGAACGTCCCGTTGATCGTGGTGTTGGGCCACGACTCCTGCGGCGCCGTGACGGCAACGATCGACTCGGTGGAAAGCGGAACCATGCCCCCTGGCTTCATCCGCGACCTCGTCGAGCACATCACCCCGTCGGTGATCACCGCCCGGCGCAACGGCATCCGCGACGTCAACACCACCGTCGTCGAGCACGTCCAGCAGACAAGCCACCGCCTGGTGGAACAGTCGCGCATCGTTTCCTCCGCCGTGGAGGAGGGCCGCACCGCGGTGATCGGGGTGACCTACCGCCTGGCCGAGGGCAAGGCGGAAATGGTCTCCGGCTTCGGCGTCCTTTAG
- a CDS encoding DUF4245 domain-containing protein has translation MSEHPEGPAVPVNTPASANTPASADTAVPSHGLGSAPADAQQPVKPVLTPKQAKRANQTLKGMIISVLLTVAVAVPVILINPADKAETFRAPVDVADVASQAAADADFTPWAPNLPEGDYVNFARWITGNVDGIKYWEFGVVTKDDEFVWVKQTAGANPSWLAAATENATPAGTHTVDGTDWELRTKDNDQILVSTRGASTIVLTSDSGLDTLDKLARLAQHEIPAN, from the coding sequence GTGAGTGAACACCCCGAAGGCCCAGCCGTACCCGTCAACACCCCTGCATCCGCCAACACCCCGGCGTCCGCGGACACGGCCGTGCCGTCGCACGGGCTTGGTTCGGCACCTGCCGATGCGCAGCAGCCCGTCAAGCCGGTGCTGACTCCCAAGCAGGCCAAGCGCGCCAACCAAACACTCAAGGGCATGATCATTTCGGTGTTGCTCACCGTGGCGGTGGCGGTCCCGGTCATCCTCATCAACCCGGCGGACAAGGCCGAGACCTTCCGCGCGCCGGTGGATGTCGCCGATGTTGCCTCGCAGGCCGCGGCGGATGCGGATTTCACGCCCTGGGCACCGAACCTTCCCGAGGGCGACTACGTGAACTTCGCGCGTTGGATCACCGGGAATGTCGACGGAATCAAGTACTGGGAATTCGGGGTCGTCACCAAGGACGACGAGTTCGTGTGGGTCAAGCAGACAGCCGGGGCCAACCCGTCATGGCTGGCAGCGGCCACCGAAAACGCCACCCCCGCCGGCACCCACACCGTAGACGGGACCGACTGGGAACTGCGCACCAAGGACAACGACCAAATACTGGTCTCGACGCGCGGGGCCTCCACCATCGTGCTGACCAGTGACAGCGGCTTGGACACCCTCGACAAGCTGGCCCGCCTGGCCCAGCACGAGATCCCCGCCAACTAG